AATGATATTTTAGCACATTCGGCAAAAAATTTCGCTACACAAATCGATGTACAAATTAATGCTGGCGAAACGAATCTAAAAAAATGGCATTCAACAATGGCAAACCTGAAtgaacaattgaatcaaatcgaacACATTGTTGCAGAGCAATCGCTAtagttgattgattattgataatttaataaaaataatattacagattacagatgaaaaaattacgaTTCGTTAACGAAATCCAATAAGCAAAAACATTTACAAGTATTCAATATACAAAACGTAGATATTTGAACAAGAGATAGAGTTGAGtttgaaaaagattttttttttttttttggttcaagtCTTGTTTTTggaattattgattattatgtggTAGACAAACGTGAAAAAGTCTGTCTACTTAGGATTAATGGGAAGGTGGCAAACCGCTTAATGGAGcataatttaatttagttGACATTGCATAAAGCTGCTGTTGTGATGGTTGACCATTCGATTGTgcttgattattataaatggTACCATAGATCTGTACCtgattcgaatgataaaTGGGTTGCTGTTGGCGAACAATGTTCATGTTTGAATGTGATGTCTGTGCATGTTGTTGTGGCGTAGATAATCCCGTTAGATTAGAAGGTATTGTACGTTgctgttggtgatgatgttggccTACAATGCCATATGTGGTTTCATTGTTAGGAGATTTAGAAGTACCGACAAGCTGACCATAAGGATTGACCGGATATGATCTTGAATTAATAGTGTAGCTTCTTTGATCACGGGCCGGtaattgtgattgttgttgttgttgttcataacCGTAATGATTTCCTcttggctgttgttgtggatgGTAAAAGTTTTGATTaacagctgctgctgctgccgaAGATGAGGAAATCTGTCGATGATGTTGCGGATTTcgtaatgataattgtctataatggtgttgatgttgttgaggATATGAGGTCCTTTCTGGATCAACCGACAATCTATTAGCAGTACCATAAAGGCGTTGAGCATTACAATTGTTTATCATTCCATATGTTCCATAATTGATATTTTCAGGAACTGTCACACGACTAGTAGGTCTGTAAAagattaaaattttgataaaagTTTACGGAATAAAAATAAGACATACCTGTCCATTGATTGACGAACATAAAATTCTTGTGAATTAATTCTCATATGTCTCGGATTTTCTGATGTTTGTTTAGCctgaaaaacaaaagtaTTAAATCAGTCAGTCAAGTCAATTTGAATTGTAAAACcatacattattatcattgaacatGGCTGAACTTTCTTGTGGATGTATTCGATGATGTGATCGTATATAGGCATTCATAGGTTTAACGTTATTACTATCACTGGATTTGCTTTGAACATGAGGAACACCCACAGTATTCATAACATCATATACTTGAGGAGGTTcagatgtttgttgttgttgttgttggttacGAGGTGAAACACCAGATTTAGATCGATATGAACTCGATAAAGGCATCGATTGATGCATCGGATGTAATTGATTTCTAACAAATCCTGAATgacgttgctgttgttgttgttgaagttgtcgttgtttttgttcttccAATAGTTTTCGGTATTGGGCATTAATTCGTTCCTGTTCCTGTTGATATTTATGTCTATAATTTGGACTAAAgtgtttcatttcttcattttgtgATGCCGAGCAAATCGTCGATGATTCAggactattattatttttgttgttgatggaattttttcccGGATCCATTGATTTAGATCGACCTTTTTTCGATCCGAAATGAAACAGACTTTTGAatatggaatttttctttttctttgccgATGAAGTAGTTGATTTCAAAAGATGAGCTTGATCATCTGtatttgtcgtcgttgtttgCATTGTCAAGGCGGTTTCCGTTGTAAAATTAGTGCTAGCCATTGAATGGCCACCGCCAACACGATATGGACACGTTGATGGTCGGCTAATACTATCGTCGGCATCATTTTCTTCTGAAACTATACGATAAAAAATTAGATTCGATCATAGGTAAAAATTTAACATCGCTATACCTGATTGAATATTGGTCgtatttaaataatttttaatgtCGTAAGATCTATCCACTGCAGCACGGAAGCTTTCACTTGGATAGTTTTTACTCGTGCGAATTGGACCACCACTGGTGTAATGACTGCCGCTTcgttgatgacgatggtcAATATAACCACGGCTAGTAGTTGGGGGACTAGTTGGAACATTGCCACTACCACTGACTTGCTCTTGTAATTGTTCTTTTTGTAAATCTTGCATCATTATCTGCAATGATTCCAAGCTACACGATTTTCTCAAAGCCGGCCCGCTACCATTCACACCATTGTTATGGACCATTTGATGTAAGAGTTGTTGATGACCAGATATTACACGTGCATTTTGCAATGAATGAGATCCATTCATACGGTAAATATCCGCCGGTGATAATTCACCTTTACTGCGACATGGACATGATCCAGGTGATTGACATTTCCCTATAGACagatgaatagaaaaaaattattttcattggaaaccagatcaagaaattttattgtaacttacaacaacaaactggAGAAAAGAGGATTTGATTTTTAGAACTTGGTGATTTgatctttttgtttgcagATGAACTTGATATTGGAGTTTGAATATCGATATTTTCTATCAGAATAACAGATGTCAActcaatgaatattttgtatcaattgattgtgaCAAGAAAAACATACCTTTATTAATAGTTTGATCATCCAGATTCTTTTCatgatcgatcgatctattctgttgattttgatgactACTAGAAGCTGGATGTTCTTTAGCCTTTTTACTCCTTCGATATGTATCGGTAGTTTTGGCATCTAATTGTGCATGACGTTTTTCCGACATACTTTGCCTACCGAAAACCATCACGACGGAATCGTTCAGCTgctgatattgatgattgttcaaCACCGGTTGaatcatttaatgataattcacTATCGtttaatgatggtggtggttgagCAGAAACAGGAGTATTGGAATCGCTCGATCTTTGAATGG
This window of the Dermatophagoides farinae isolate YC_2012a chromosome 3, ASM2471394v1, whole genome shotgun sequence genome carries:
- the BORCS7 gene encoding BLOC-1 related complex subunit 7, whose product is MSQQMQQFTFIQQQRSLYEDSRIKLCEKMTQNVHNVGSLCRQIIKSSRTNDILAHSAKNFATQIDVQINAGETNLKKWHSTMANLNEQLNQIEHIVAEQSL